Within Ralstonia pickettii DTP0602, the genomic segment CAAGGCCAGGGACCGGATCGTCGAGGCCGCGGTCGAGGCATACCGGGCCGACCCGGAAGACCTGGCGCCCGAATACCCCTTCTTTCCCAACCCACTGCACGAGCCTTACGCGGAACGCTTTAACACCTTCCGTGGCCAACTCGGCGATGCACAGGGTGTCCACAGGAGCGACAAGGTCGGACGCAGGCGCGATGTGGAGCGCCAGTTCAGGTTCTTTGACGCGCCCATCGGCATCATCTTCACGATGGACCGGCGCCTGGAGCGGGCCAGCTTCATCTGCTACGGCTGCTTCCTGCAGAGCATCATGCTGGCCGCCCGGGCCAGGGGCCTGGATACCTGTCCACAGCAGATCTGGTCGCTGCAGTTCCCCGTGCTGCGGGAGCATCTGGACATCCCTGAAACCGAGATGGTCATCGCAGGGATGTCGCTCGGCTACGCCGACGACAGCCTGCCAGAGAACAACATGCGCATGCACAAGCTCGAGCTTGATGAATTCGTATCGGTCGTCGAAGCGTGATGCGACAGAAGTGCCGATGCATTCCCTGACGGCAGATGCCGTGTCTTTTCACATCCCTCAACCTTGAGCGGGAGATTTAAATGTCGATTATCAAAGGATTTCATCACCTGACGGCCGGTGTCAGCGGCGCGCAGGAAGACGTGGATTTCTATGTCAAGCTGCTCGGACAGAGCCTGGTGAAGAAGACCGTGCTGCTCG encodes:
- a CDS encoding P-nitrobenzoate reductase NfnB, which encodes MDAAVVVDALIRGRQTKRGFLDQAVPLDTVREILSVAKYAPSSSNTQPWRCYIVVGKARDRIVEAAVEAYRADPEDLAPEYPFFPNPLHEPYAERFNTFRGQLGDAQGVHRSDKVGRRRDVERQFRFFDAPIGIIFTMDRRLERASFICYGCFLQSIMLAARARGLDTCPQQIWSLQFPVLREHLDIPETEMVIAGMSLGYADDSLPENNMRMHKLELDEFVSVVEA